One Pseudomonas sp. MH9.2 DNA segment encodes these proteins:
- a CDS encoding sensor histidine kinase, whose translation MKCDPNLYRAAPPSLAVKPRLIRHLFLPPLVVLLMVALGYVSYLISEHNGVQALSENGERQLELHARTVESEISKYTYLPSVLELEANVSRLLNDPAPELRQDVNEYLEGLNRRSRSRAIYVLDTTGRVLATSNWRDADSYLGEDLSFRAYFQDAVRGLPGRFYGIGSTTGEPGYYLAHGLEQQGKIIGVAVIKVRLEALEERWQRARLEAFVTDENGIIILSSDPSRRLKSVRPLTPETKERLARSLQYYWWPLNELVPLAREQLAEGVEKLTFPANTSVDHDPTDVSYLAQTRRLNDTPWHLTLLTPLQELRSEAARQGMLVAVACALVAFLLIAWNERRKVIATRLAAREALQEANDELERKIAERTADLRASNERLKAQIRERRLAEDTLRRAQDELVQAGKLAAIGQMSTSIAHELNQPLAALRTLSGNTVRFIERGALDTASTNLRTINELVDRMGRITASLRAFARRGDDKGQASLRKAVDAALQVLNGRLENFDLTLHEHFEDVSLRIDQTRLEQILVNLVGNALDAMQAQPLPELWLEGEIADGRYRLYVRDNGHGIGPEARKHLFEPFFTTKPGEHGLGLGLTLSASLAAAAGGSLSAEHPSSGGTAFILSLPLLDTPAPPEAEPI comes from the coding sequence ATGAAATGCGATCCCAACCTCTATCGCGCCGCGCCGCCATCACTTGCCGTGAAACCCCGCCTGATACGCCATCTGTTTTTGCCCCCGCTGGTCGTCTTGCTGATGGTCGCGCTGGGCTATGTCAGCTATCTGATCAGCGAGCACAACGGCGTTCAAGCCCTGAGCGAGAACGGTGAACGGCAACTGGAGCTGCACGCCCGCACCGTAGAAAGCGAGATCAGCAAATACACCTACCTGCCGAGCGTTCTCGAGCTCGAAGCCAACGTCTCGCGTCTATTGAATGACCCTGCGCCGGAGCTGCGTCAGGACGTCAACGAATACCTGGAAGGCCTGAATCGCCGCAGTCGTAGCCGAGCGATTTACGTCCTCGACACCACCGGTCGCGTGCTGGCCACCAGCAACTGGCGTGATGCCGACAGTTATCTGGGCGAGGACCTGTCGTTCCGCGCTTACTTTCAGGACGCGGTGCGCGGCCTCCCCGGTCGGTTCTACGGGATTGGCAGCACCACCGGAGAGCCCGGCTATTACCTGGCCCATGGCCTGGAACAGCAAGGCAAGATCATTGGCGTCGCCGTGATCAAAGTGCGCCTCGAAGCCTTGGAGGAGCGCTGGCAACGGGCTCGGCTGGAAGCCTTCGTTACCGATGAGAATGGCATCATCATTCTGTCCAGCGACCCGTCGCGCCGGCTGAAATCGGTTCGCCCGCTGACGCCGGAAACCAAGGAGCGGCTCGCGCGCAGTCTGCAGTATTACTGGTGGCCGCTGAATGAATTGGTTCCGCTGGCCCGGGAGCAACTGGCCGAGGGCGTCGAGAAACTGACCTTCCCCGCCAATACCAGCGTCGATCACGACCCTACCGACGTCAGCTACCTGGCCCAGACCCGACGGCTGAACGATACGCCGTGGCACTTGACCCTGCTGACACCATTGCAGGAGTTGCGCAGCGAAGCCGCACGCCAGGGAATGTTGGTCGCGGTGGCCTGCGCACTGGTGGCGTTTCTGCTGATCGCCTGGAATGAGCGACGCAAAGTGATCGCCACTCGACTGGCTGCCCGCGAAGCCCTGCAAGAAGCCAACGATGAACTCGAGCGCAAAATTGCCGAGCGAACCGCCGATCTGCGTGCCAGCAACGAACGCCTAAAAGCGCAGATCCGCGAACGGCGCCTCGCCGAAGACACATTGCGTCGCGCTCAGGATGAACTGGTCCAGGCCGGCAAACTTGCCGCCATCGGCCAGATGTCCACCAGCATCGCCCACGAACTCAATCAACCCTTGGCCGCCTTGCGCACCTTGTCCGGCAATACCGTACGCTTCATTGAGCGCGGCGCACTGGACACCGCCAGCACTAACCTGCGAACCATCAATGAGCTGGTCGATCGCATGGGCCGGATCACCGCCAGCCTGCGCGCCTTTGCCCGACGTGGAGATGACAAAGGCCAGGCGTCGTTGCGCAAGGCCGTCGACGCCGCACTGCAGGTTCTCAATGGCCGACTGGAGAACTTCGACCTCACGCTGCATGAGCATTTTGAAGACGTGTCCTTGCGAATCGATCAAACGCGCCTGGAACAAATCCTGGTCAACCTCGTCGGCAATGCCCTGGATGCAATGCAGGCCCAGCCCTTGCCCGAGTTGTGGCTCGAAGGTGAAATCGCCGACGGCCGCTACCGCCTCTATGTGCGCGACAATGGTCACGGTATCGGACCCGAAGCGCGCAAGCATCTGTTCGAACCGTTCTTCACCACCAAACCCGGTGAACATGGCCTTGGCCTTGGCCTGACCCTTTCTGCCAGCCTCGCTGCCGCAGCCGGGGGCAGTCTCAGCGCCGAGCATCCTTCCAGCGGCGGCACCGCTTTTATCCTGAGCCTGCCACTGCTCGATACGCCCGCACCTCCTGAAGCCGAGCCGATATGA
- a CDS encoding MtnX-like HAD-IB family phosphatase, with the protein MMHWHIVCDFDGTVTRTDAVDNILERFADPSWEAIEDEWLSGKIGSRECLGRQLALVKASPSQLLGYFDTVDIDPAFPDFVELILSRGATLDIVSDGIEQGIARVLSRHECPLLPIIANRLRQVDQDSWRIEFPHSSDACRAASGNCKCKSAPKGKRILVIGDGQSDMCVAGTADFVFAKDRLAEHCERTGIPYARFDSFADLPALLARLPHSEPARAISLPLEQQELFHHV; encoded by the coding sequence ATGATGCACTGGCATATCGTGTGTGATTTCGATGGGACCGTCACCCGGACCGACGCTGTGGATAACATCCTCGAGCGTTTCGCCGACCCTAGCTGGGAGGCCATCGAAGACGAATGGCTCTCTGGCAAGATCGGCTCGCGAGAATGCCTGGGTCGGCAGCTCGCGCTGGTGAAAGCCTCACCATCCCAGCTCCTCGGCTATTTCGACACCGTCGATATAGACCCGGCATTTCCTGACTTCGTCGAACTTATCCTGAGTCGCGGCGCGACGCTGGACATCGTCAGCGACGGCATCGAACAAGGCATCGCCCGCGTTCTTTCGCGGCATGAGTGCCCGCTGCTGCCAATCATTGCCAATCGCCTGCGCCAGGTCGATCAGGACAGCTGGCGCATCGAGTTCCCGCATTCCAGCGATGCCTGCCGCGCAGCCTCCGGCAACTGCAAATGCAAGTCCGCCCCCAAAGGCAAACGCATCCTGGTGATCGGTGACGGTCAATCCGACATGTGCGTGGCCGGGACCGCCGACTTCGTTTTCGCCAAAGATCGCCTGGCCGAACATTGCGAACGCACTGGCATTCCGTATGCCCGCTTCGACTCGTTCGCCGACTTACCCGCTTTGCTCGCCCGCTTGCCTCACAGCGAACCGGCCCGCGCAATCAGCCTCCCTCTTGAACAGCAGGAACTCTTCCACCATGTCTGA
- a CDS encoding MipA/OmpV family protein, with the protein MPTFGLNRCFLLTSFACIFGFSSPGQAEPIVGDLGMALSYGPHDPSGSSYEVRPLPYMDLTWGDLGLSSDDGLSWKALKGGGWSAGPFLNYVPGRNANGLLRGLRDVSDMGEAGGFVQYSPDDFWRVYAQMGHALGGSDGQGGVLGRIGGELGYPLGLGIIGDTSVTANYADGRQAQTFYGVSAQEAQASGIRQYDASGGLQNVTLTQSAQFPLGRGWLLLTSASWTHLVGSAADSSIVKQRGNDNQGEVSIAVAYHFNGL; encoded by the coding sequence ATGCCTACTTTCGGGCTAAATCGCTGTTTTTTACTCACAAGTTTTGCGTGTATTTTCGGTTTCAGCTCGCCTGGACAGGCTGAGCCAATCGTTGGCGATCTTGGTATGGCTCTTAGCTATGGACCTCATGATCCCAGCGGGAGCAGTTACGAAGTCCGGCCTTTGCCCTATATGGACCTGACCTGGGGTGACCTCGGTCTCAGTTCGGACGATGGCTTGTCCTGGAAGGCGCTGAAGGGGGGTGGCTGGAGCGCCGGGCCGTTCCTTAACTATGTTCCGGGCCGGAATGCCAATGGCTTATTGCGCGGCTTGCGTGATGTATCGGACATGGGCGAGGCCGGTGGTTTCGTGCAATACAGCCCTGATGATTTCTGGCGTGTATATGCCCAAATGGGGCATGCGCTGGGTGGTAGCGATGGTCAGGGCGGGGTGCTGGGCCGGATAGGTGGTGAGCTGGGTTATCCACTGGGGTTGGGCATTATTGGCGATACGTCGGTGACGGCGAATTATGCGGATGGCCGGCAAGCCCAAACTTTTTACGGCGTGAGTGCACAGGAGGCCCAGGCCTCGGGCATTCGTCAATACGACGCCAGCGGCGGCCTGCAGAACGTTACCCTGACCCAGAGCGCGCAGTTCCCCCTTGGCCGAGGCTGGCTACTGCTGACCAGCGCCAGCTGGACTCATCTGGTCGGTTCAGCTGCGGACAGTTCAATCGTCAAACAACGAGGCAACGATAACCAGGGCGAGGTCAGTATCGCCGTGGCTTATCATTTCAACGGCCTCTAG
- a CDS encoding transporter, producing the protein MTPTVILLIALCIVLDVIGQLAFKLGLDRLPEHVGGFRLRNFWRQIAGAPLLWCGVACYSVLFVAWLEVLSLAPLSLVFPAISLSYCGVVLGGRLVLGETVSRRRWLGTFVITTGVMLVCATGI; encoded by the coding sequence TTGACCCCAACCGTGATCCTGCTGATCGCGCTATGCATCGTGCTCGATGTAATTGGCCAACTCGCTTTCAAGCTCGGCCTGGATCGGCTGCCCGAGCACGTGGGCGGCTTTCGTTTGCGCAATTTCTGGCGACAAATCGCCGGTGCGCCCCTGCTATGGTGTGGGGTCGCCTGTTATTCCGTTCTTTTCGTTGCCTGGCTGGAGGTACTGTCACTGGCACCGCTGAGCCTGGTGTTTCCGGCGATCAGCCTGAGCTATTGCGGCGTGGTGCTGGGTGGACGCCTGGTGTTGGGCGAAACCGTCAGTCGACGGCGCTGGCTCGGCACTTTCGTCATCACTACCGGCGTCATGCTGGTTTGCGCAACGGGCATTTGA
- a CDS encoding alpha/beta hydrolase, producing MNLPEIDMGEGNASFVLGSGPVAVLLIHGLTGTPTELRRVAQGLAKRGYTVYVPTLAGHCGDNADLQATGWKDWYESARKAFVGIRQRHAQVFVGGLSMGAVMSMHMAAEHPGQIAGLLLYSTTLRYDGWNMPKAAVLTPLLMAIPFGVHLCRFNETSPYGIKDKRLRAIVERQMKAGESSNAGLLTMSGVNVRELHRLVAVVKREMPSVTTPALVLHSIEDDITSRWNADYVEKHLGGKVTKVLLDNCYHMITVDLQYRKVITLSADFIDSLTEQPSLQAVPLNDHRQLA from the coding sequence GTGAACCTGCCAGAGATCGATATGGGCGAAGGTAACGCCAGTTTCGTTCTCGGCAGTGGTCCGGTCGCGGTGTTGTTGATCCACGGCCTGACCGGCACCCCGACGGAGTTACGTCGGGTTGCCCAAGGCTTGGCCAAGCGTGGGTACACCGTGTACGTACCCACGCTTGCCGGGCACTGCGGCGACAACGCCGACCTGCAAGCCACAGGTTGGAAAGACTGGTACGAGAGCGCGCGCAAGGCCTTTGTCGGCATCCGCCAACGCCACGCGCAGGTGTTCGTCGGCGGGCTGTCGATGGGCGCCGTGATGTCCATGCACATGGCTGCCGAGCATCCGGGGCAAATCGCCGGCCTGCTGCTGTATTCGACGACCTTGCGCTACGACGGCTGGAACATGCCAAAAGCTGCGGTACTGACACCGCTACTGATGGCCATTCCATTCGGCGTGCACCTGTGCCGTTTCAACGAAACATCGCCTTACGGCATCAAAGACAAGCGCTTGCGGGCTATCGTCGAACGCCAGATGAAAGCCGGCGAAAGCAGCAATGCCGGATTACTGACCATGTCAGGTGTCAATGTTCGCGAACTGCATCGATTGGTTGCCGTCGTGAAACGAGAAATGCCTTCGGTCACCACGCCTGCGTTAGTGTTGCACTCCATCGAAGACGACATCACCAGCCGCTGGAATGCTGATTATGTCGAGAAGCACCTTGGCGGCAAGGTCACTAAAGTACTGCTCGACAACTGCTATCACATGATTACCGTCGACCTGCAGTACCGTAAGGTGATCACGCTGAGCGCAGACTTTATCGACAGCCTGACCGAGCAACCGTCCCTCCAGGCTGTTCCTCTGAATGATCATCGGCAACTGGCCTGA
- a CDS encoding aspartate aminotransferase family protein has translation MSEIRIATPEDQILLEKEAKYCSFGDTVHYIDPPRIFNRCEGSYVYDTSDQAYLDLQMWYSAVNFGYANPRLNNALKQQIDSMPQIASQYLHRGKIELSEMIAVDAKNKFGLDGRVHFNVGGSQSIEDSLKVVRNASNGKSLMFAFEGGYHGRTLGASSITSSYRYRRRYGHFGERAQFIPFPYHFRGPKGMTKEEYGSYCVQQFARLFETEYNGVWDPKTNQCEYAAFYVEPIQGTGGYVIPPMNFYKELKQVLDQHGILMVVDEIQMGFFRTGKLWSIEHFDVKPDVIVFGKALTNGLNPLGGIWAREELINPKIFPPGSTHSTFASNPLGTAVGLEMFKMTSEVDYGAMVMEKGKYFLAGLQDLQKRYPIIGDVDGLGLALRAEICGPDGFTPDKATLDFMVDEGMKGDIEIDGKRLGLILDVGGYYKNVITLAPSLEISYAEIDLGIALLDRLLHRAMKR, from the coding sequence ATGTCTGAAATTCGTATCGCAACCCCTGAAGACCAGATTCTTCTGGAGAAAGAAGCTAAGTATTGCTCCTTTGGCGACACCGTTCACTACATCGACCCGCCGCGCATTTTCAATCGCTGTGAAGGTTCGTACGTCTACGACACCAGTGACCAGGCTTACCTCGACCTGCAAATGTGGTACTCGGCGGTCAACTTCGGTTACGCCAACCCACGCTTGAATAACGCACTCAAGCAACAGATCGACTCCATGCCGCAGATTGCCAGCCAATACCTGCACCGTGGCAAAATCGAGCTGTCAGAAATGATCGCCGTAGACGCCAAGAACAAGTTCGGTCTTGACGGTCGCGTTCACTTCAACGTCGGCGGTTCGCAGTCCATCGAAGACTCCTTGAAAGTGGTCCGTAACGCCAGCAACGGCAAAAGCTTGATGTTCGCTTTCGAAGGCGGTTATCACGGCCGTACCCTGGGCGCTTCGTCAATCACTTCCAGCTATCGCTATCGTCGCCGCTACGGCCATTTTGGCGAGCGAGCGCAGTTCATTCCTTTCCCTTACCACTTCCGTGGTCCGAAAGGCATGACCAAAGAAGAATATGGCAGCTACTGCGTACAGCAGTTCGCCCGCCTGTTCGAGACTGAATACAACGGTGTCTGGGACCCGAAAACCAACCAGTGTGAATACGCGGCATTCTACGTCGAGCCGATTCAGGGCACTGGCGGCTACGTTATCCCGCCGATGAACTTCTACAAAGAACTGAAGCAAGTGCTGGATCAGCACGGCATCCTGATGGTGGTCGACGAAATCCAGATGGGTTTCTTCCGCACCGGCAAGCTGTGGTCCATTGAGCACTTCGACGTCAAACCTGATGTAATCGTGTTCGGCAAAGCGCTGACCAACGGCCTCAACCCATTGGGCGGTATCTGGGCTCGCGAAGAACTGATCAACCCAAAAATCTTCCCGCCAGGTTCGACTCACTCCACCTTCGCCTCCAACCCACTGGGTACTGCGGTAGGTCTGGAAATGTTCAAAATGACCTCCGAAGTCGACTACGGCGCGATGGTCATGGAAAAGGGCAAGTACTTCCTGGCTGGCCTGCAAGACCTGCAAAAACGCTACCCGATCATCGGCGACGTCGACGGCTTGGGCTTGGCACTGCGCGCAGAAATCTGCGGCCCGGATGGCTTCACCCCGGACAAGGCCACACTCGACTTCATGGTTGACGAAGGCATGAAGGGCGACATCGAAATCGACGGCAAGCGCTTAGGCCTTATCCTCGATGTGGGCGGTTACTACAAGAACGTCATCACCTTGGCTCCGTCGCTGGAAATCAGCTACGCAGAAATCGATCTGGGCATTGCCCTGCTCGACCGCCTGCTGCATAGAGCCATGAAGCGGTGA
- a CDS encoding sigma-54 dependent transcriptional regulator, with protein sequence MNSDLTVLIVEDDPHVLLGCQQALALEDIPSEGVGSAEEALARIGEDFAGIVISDIRLPGIDGLELLTRLKARDRSLPVVLITGHGDISMAVNAMRDGAYDFMEKPFSPERLVDVARRALEQRSLAREVWSLRRQLAERNSLEGRIIGRSPAMQNLRALITNVADTSANVLIEGETGTGKELVARCLHDFSRRHSQQFVALNCGGLPESLFESEIFGHEANAFTGAGKRRIGKIEHAHNGTLFLDEVESMPITLQIKLLRVLQERTLERLGSNQSVAVDCRVIAATKSDLDELSKVGQFRSDLYYRLNVVTLELPPLRERREDILQLFEHFLQLASLRFDRETPELDRQTLSSLMSHDWPGNVRELRNVAERYALGLPAFKKSGASIAGNSLDFAEAVEAFEKNLLSDALQRSGGNLSQASQELGMAKTTLFDKVKKYGLG encoded by the coding sequence ATGAACAGCGACCTGACCGTTCTGATCGTCGAAGACGACCCACACGTCCTCCTGGGTTGCCAGCAAGCCTTGGCCCTGGAAGACATTCCCAGCGAAGGCGTGGGCAGTGCCGAAGAGGCGCTGGCTAGGATTGGCGAAGACTTCGCCGGCATCGTCATCAGCGATATCCGTTTGCCGGGAATCGACGGACTGGAATTGCTGACCCGCCTCAAGGCGCGAGACCGCAGCCTGCCGGTGGTGCTGATTACCGGTCACGGCGATATTTCCATGGCCGTCAACGCAATGCGCGACGGCGCTTACGACTTCATGGAAAAACCCTTCTCCCCCGAGCGTCTGGTGGACGTTGCCCGACGCGCTCTGGAGCAACGCAGCCTGGCGCGTGAGGTGTGGTCGCTGCGCCGACAACTGGCCGAGCGAAACTCACTGGAAGGCCGAATCATCGGGCGATCGCCGGCCATGCAAAACCTGCGGGCGTTGATCACCAATGTTGCAGACACCTCAGCCAACGTCCTGATCGAAGGCGAAACCGGCACGGGCAAGGAGTTGGTTGCCCGCTGCCTGCACGACTTCAGTCGCCGCCATTCTCAGCAGTTCGTCGCGCTCAACTGTGGCGGTCTGCCGGAGAGCCTGTTCGAAAGCGAGATCTTCGGCCACGAAGCCAACGCATTTACCGGCGCAGGCAAGCGTCGCATTGGCAAAATCGAACATGCCCACAACGGCACACTGTTTCTCGATGAAGTCGAAAGCATGCCGATAACCCTGCAGATCAAACTGCTGCGGGTGTTGCAGGAGCGCACGCTGGAACGCCTGGGCTCGAACCAGAGCGTCGCAGTGGACTGCCGGGTGATTGCCGCGACCAAGTCCGATCTGGATGAGTTGAGCAAGGTCGGTCAGTTTCGCAGCGACCTGTATTACCGGCTGAACGTGGTCACTCTGGAATTGCCTCCGTTGCGCGAACGCCGCGAGGACATCCTGCAGTTGTTCGAGCACTTCTTACAGCTCGCATCGTTACGCTTCGATCGCGAAACCCCGGAGCTGGATCGTCAAACCCTGTCGAGCCTGATGAGCCACGACTGGCCGGGCAATGTGCGCGAACTGCGTAACGTCGCCGAGCGTTACGCCCTCGGCTTGCCGGCGTTCAAGAAGTCCGGCGCAAGCATAGCTGGCAACAGCCTGGACTTTGCCGAAGCGGTGGAGGCATTTGAAAAGAACCTGCTCAGCGATGCCTTGCAACGCAGCGGCGGCAACCTCAGTCAGGCCAGTCAGGAACTGGGCATGGCCAAGACCACGTTGTTCGACAAGGTCAAAAAATACGGGTTGGGTTGA
- a CDS encoding GlpM family protein: MFKALLGAAVVVILAALAKTKNYYIAGLVPLFPTFALIAHYIVGKGRSLDDLKTTILFGMWSIIPYFIYLAALYLMVDRWRLEVSLALAALAWLVAATLLVTFWIRFHG; the protein is encoded by the coding sequence ATTTTCAAAGCCCTGCTGGGCGCTGCTGTGGTGGTGATTCTGGCCGCGCTGGCAAAAACCAAAAATTACTACATCGCCGGCCTGGTGCCGCTGTTCCCGACCTTCGCCCTGATCGCCCACTACATCGTCGGTAAGGGTCGCTCACTGGACGATTTGAAGACCACCATCCTGTTCGGCATGTGGTCGATCATTCCCTACTTCATCTACCTGGCAGCGCTGTACCTGATGGTCGACCGCTGGCGTCTGGAAGTATCCCTTGCCCTTGCGGCACTGGCCTGGCTGGTCGCGGCAACCTTGCTGGTGACATTCTGGATTCGGTTTCACGGGTAA
- a CDS encoding ATP-binding protein: protein MSEEKSRTRKTFTLSHWTVQRKLVLAFWLVSVIPTMIAAELAATTVSQIFESNVSVWLQESTRIVQDEISEILRVNNRVSQLFLQNTRPSAPSAARHNKLTTDLANAMGIEVVALIRSSDHKVVFSTVADNIIEQISIAPNAVMQTIHNGSVFTGVVVSTYQSTQDDVDYELLVGTYLDNSFLTSVADVHSLDLRLYMKDTGGFSEIFSTQRFMNHPAIVPPEIEQTLRETKEPSEQFTTSYAGLYTPIFNDTGELQGIIFSGLLRHTSLVGLVNQTNLFMLILLLGSALSLSVGWLISQRLTKPLRGLSEGVRAVTAGDYRQRVEVIGTDELAELSVTFNDMTERLKELQHLEAQLRRRDRLHTLGEVAMGLAHEIRNPLGIIKTATQLLHRRAQLPETDKRHLEYVISEVTRINDLITEFLDFAKPSAPIRSTQRARPLLDDLLGFCAPELSTHNIEAVIVEHDANAMIYADARQLTQACLNLVLNAIDAMPSGGRLTIGIAIVEDTTVISISDTGHGIEPDMIERIFSPFVTTKASGTGLGLAKVFSIMENHDGRVECVSQVGVGATFNLYIPAYDGEWS from the coding sequence ATGAGCGAAGAAAAAAGCCGCACCCGAAAAACGTTTACCCTTTCGCACTGGACCGTACAGCGCAAACTGGTCCTCGCGTTCTGGCTGGTCAGCGTCATTCCGACAATGATCGCCGCCGAATTGGCGGCGACCACCGTGTCGCAGATTTTTGAAAGTAACGTCAGTGTTTGGTTGCAGGAATCGACCCGGATCGTCCAGGACGAGATCAGCGAAATCCTGCGGGTTAACAACAGGGTCTCTCAGTTGTTCCTGCAAAATACCCGCCCGTCGGCCCCCTCTGCCGCCCGGCACAACAAATTGACCACCGACCTCGCTAATGCGATGGGCATCGAAGTTGTCGCGCTGATCCGCAGCAGTGACCACAAAGTGGTTTTCTCCACCGTTGCCGACAATATCATCGAGCAGATCAGTATCGCGCCCAACGCTGTAATGCAAACCATCCATAACGGCAGCGTGTTCACGGGCGTCGTTGTTTCGACCTATCAGTCGACTCAGGATGACGTCGATTATGAGTTACTGGTCGGGACCTATCTGGACAACAGCTTCCTTACCAGCGTGGCTGATGTGCACTCCCTCGACCTGCGGCTGTACATGAAAGACACGGGCGGCTTCAGCGAGATTTTTTCAACACAGCGCTTTATGAACCACCCGGCGATCGTGCCACCCGAAATCGAACAGACATTGCGCGAGACTAAAGAGCCCAGCGAGCAGTTCACCACCAGCTATGCCGGTCTTTACACGCCGATTTTCAATGACACCGGGGAGCTTCAAGGCATCATTTTCAGCGGCCTGCTACGGCATACCTCTCTGGTCGGACTGGTCAATCAGACCAATTTATTCATGCTGATCCTGCTGTTGGGCTCGGCCCTGTCGCTGAGCGTCGGTTGGTTGATTTCACAACGACTGACCAAGCCACTGCGCGGTTTGTCCGAAGGCGTAAGGGCTGTGACCGCTGGCGATTACCGTCAGCGCGTCGAGGTCATCGGCACTGACGAATTGGCTGAACTCAGCGTGACCTTCAACGACATGACCGAACGCCTCAAAGAGCTTCAGCATCTGGAAGCACAACTGCGCCGCCGTGACCGTCTGCATACCTTGGGCGAAGTGGCGATGGGGTTGGCCCACGAGATCCGCAACCCGCTGGGCATCATCAAAACGGCCACCCAATTGCTGCACCGCCGTGCGCAGCTGCCGGAAACCGACAAGCGCCACCTGGAGTATGTGATTTCAGAGGTCACCCGGATCAACGACCTGATCACCGAGTTCCTCGACTTCGCCAAACCCAGTGCGCCGATCCGCTCCACGCAACGGGCCAGGCCTCTGCTGGATGACTTGCTGGGGTTTTGTGCGCCGGAACTATCGACCCATAATATCGAAGCGGTGATCGTCGAGCACGATGCCAATGCCATGATTTATGCCGACGCCCGGCAACTGACCCAGGCCTGTCTGAACCTGGTCCTCAATGCGATCGACGCGATGCCCTCGGGCGGTCGCTTGACGATCGGTATTGCTATCGTTGAAGACACTACGGTCATCAGTATTTCCGACACAGGCCACGGTATTGAACCGGACATGATCGAACGTATCTTCAGCCCATTTGTCACGACCAAGGCATCCGGCACAGGATTGGGCCTGGCGAAGGTCTTCTCGATCATGGAAAACCACGATGGCCGGGTAGAATGCGTCAGCCAGGTGGGGGTCGGGGCGACCTTCAATCTGTATATCCCAGCCTATGATGGAGAGTGGTCATGA
- a CDS encoding EamA family transporter, translating to MTKSWIEGRGASIGLWALLIAFESGAQISLKVGGDGLASIPFGVSWLLAAVSNLAVMVAIVCYIGSFLSWMLILRRSNLSLAFPLSSLVFVVVLLGSWLGLGETISPMHWLGVCVIIGGIVLLAEGQQPAAT from the coding sequence ATGACAAAGAGTTGGATTGAAGGGCGTGGCGCAAGCATTGGCCTCTGGGCACTATTGATCGCCTTTGAAAGCGGCGCGCAAATATCACTGAAAGTGGGCGGAGACGGACTGGCCTCCATTCCGTTCGGTGTGAGCTGGCTACTGGCTGCGGTGAGCAATCTGGCGGTCATGGTCGCAATTGTCTGCTATATCGGCTCGTTCCTCAGCTGGATGCTGATCCTGCGCCGCAGCAACCTGTCGCTGGCCTTTCCCTTGAGCTCACTGGTGTTCGTGGTAGTACTGCTCGGCTCATGGCTCGGCTTGGGCGAAACCATCAGCCCGATGCACTGGCTGGGTGTGTGCGTGATCATTGGCGGGATTGTGCTGCTGGCGGAAGGGCAACAACCAGCGGCCACGTAA